A single window of Anaerocolumna chitinilytica DNA harbors:
- a CDS encoding type II secretion system F family protein produces MANKSMLYLTKGIKLIDNYNIYHYNKNELSVLIIQGIFLCILLGYLFYNNILGVLVLLPFTFLYVKNKKTYYVLNRKWQLTKEFKDGLSSLIAALNAGYSVENAISQAANDLKQMYEKESLIITEFDTIVSKLQMNQNTEEVFHDFGERSDVEDIKNFADVFKTAKRTGGDIIRIMRSTEKTINDKIEVESEIQTLIAGKRLEVKIMNGMPCGIILFLRVSSPGFLDPLYGNLSGVLIMSAILAVYYGITKATEKLTDIRV; encoded by the coding sequence ATGGCAAATAAATCCATGCTGTATCTTACGAAAGGAATTAAGTTGATAGATAACTATAATATATACCATTACAATAAGAATGAGTTGTCGGTTTTAATCATTCAGGGAATCTTTCTATGTATCCTTCTTGGGTATCTCTTCTATAACAATATTCTTGGAGTTCTTGTCCTTCTTCCGTTTACATTCCTATATGTAAAAAACAAAAAGACTTATTATGTTCTGAACAGAAAGTGGCAGCTGACCAAAGAGTTTAAGGATGGGCTTTCAAGCCTTATTGCTGCTTTAAATGCAGGATATTCTGTTGAGAATGCCATTTCCCAAGCAGCAAACGATTTAAAGCAGATGTATGAAAAGGAATCGTTGATAATTACTGAATTTGATACAATTGTCAGCAAACTGCAGATGAACCAAAACACAGAAGAAGTATTTCATGATTTTGGTGAGAGGAGTGATGTGGAGGATATCAAAAATTTTGCAGATGTTTTTAAAACGGCTAAAAGAACAGGCGGAGATATCATCCGCATAATGCGAAGCACGGAAAAAACCATAAACGATAAAATTGAGGTGGAGAGTGAAATACAGACATTGATTGCAGGGAAGCGTCTGGAAGTAAAGATTATGAATGGGATGCCATGTGGAATAATCTTATTCTTAAGAGTATCTTCGCCAGGCTTCTTAGACCCCCTATATGGAAATTTATCCGGTGTTCTTATTATGAGTGCAATACTTGCTGTTTATTATGGGATTACCAAAGCGACAGAGAAATTAACGGATATTCGTGTATAA
- a CDS encoding type II secretion system F family protein, translating into MLFFLSIIILFFFLMFAVRNYEKEWISSLPRKDHPLAFMYGISFFLIDKGDKLARKSKFLHVSNKKLFVNQDIAEKLNALSVGESLEHAVRIHRGRKLALALIVFLAFDSMAFLGCVNQKEGGLIDEKYLQRPSWKSDDTVYNLTALIKDAAGEIFQKEVRVKVSKEELTRDEQKKELEKGMEFLDKKCLKNNKSANAISTSLYFPSKIPGTSIKVTWQSSNTTILENDGTVHNEELKESTIIEVTAKLTLQGSSIDYTRAYAIQPKSYTKEERAFDELEDSLKLRDKTNKDEKQMTLPEKISEYTVGWKEKRDNISVKLFIFGLIAALLCIPLTNREVSQRAVKREKEMLLDYPGIINKFLLLVNAGMSSSNAWIKIAEDYHKVNDGKDKRYAFEEMDFTAKELKMGVSENTAYENFGRRMKLMPYLRFSALLAQNIQKGTPDFISILEAETLKAFEERKEAAKKAGEEAGTKLLVPMMIMLVLVMVIILVPALSAFQL; encoded by the coding sequence ATGTTATTTTTCCTAAGTATAATAATACTATTTTTCTTCCTAATGTTTGCAGTAAGGAACTATGAAAAAGAATGGATTAGCTCACTTCCAAGAAAGGACCATCCCCTTGCTTTTATGTATGGAATATCGTTTTTCCTGATAGACAAAGGAGATAAGCTGGCAAGGAAAAGTAAGTTTCTTCATGTAAGTAACAAAAAGCTCTTTGTTAATCAGGATATCGCAGAAAAATTAAATGCCCTATCTGTAGGAGAAAGCTTAGAGCACGCTGTTCGTATACACAGAGGCAGAAAACTCGCCCTGGCACTTATCGTATTTCTGGCATTTGATTCAATGGCTTTTCTCGGCTGCGTCAATCAAAAAGAAGGGGGACTGATAGACGAAAAATATCTTCAAAGACCTTCCTGGAAATCGGATGATACAGTTTATAATCTAACGGCGTTGATAAAAGATGCAGCAGGAGAAATATTTCAGAAGGAGGTCAGGGTAAAGGTTTCCAAAGAAGAATTGACTCGGGACGAACAAAAGAAAGAACTTGAAAAAGGTATGGAGTTTTTAGATAAAAAATGTCTTAAGAACAACAAATCAGCAAATGCAATTAGTACCTCTTTATATTTTCCAAGCAAAATACCGGGTACCAGCATAAAAGTTACCTGGCAAAGCAGTAATACAACAATACTTGAAAATGACGGAACAGTACATAATGAAGAACTAAAAGAAAGTACCATTATAGAGGTTACTGCGAAGCTGACCCTACAAGGCAGCAGTATTGATTATACCAGAGCCTATGCAATACAGCCGAAAAGCTATACCAAAGAAGAAAGAGCATTTGATGAATTGGAGGATTCCCTTAAATTAAGGGATAAGACCAATAAAGATGAAAAACAGATGACACTGCCGGAGAAAATATCAGAATATACCGTTGGCTGGAAGGAAAAAAGAGATAATATCTCAGTTAAATTATTTATCTTTGGCCTGATAGCAGCGCTGTTGTGCATTCCTTTAACTAACAGGGAGGTATCTCAAAGAGCAGTAAAAAGAGAAAAGGAAATGCTGCTAGATTATCCGGGTATCATAAATAAGTTTTTGCTCCTTGTAAATGCAGGAATGTCTAGTTCCAATGCCTGGATAAAGATTGCGGAGGATTACCATAAAGTGAATGATGGTAAAGATAAAAGGTATGCCTTTGAAGAGATGGATTTTACTGCAAAAGAACTGAAGATGGGAGTGTCCGAAAATACGGCTTATGAGAATTTCGGCAGAAGAATGAAACTAATGCCGTATCTTAGATTCAGTGCTCTTCTTGCTCAGAATATCCAAAAAGGAACCCCCGATTTTATAAGTATACTGGAAGCAGAGACATTAAAAGCTTTTGAGGAAAGAAAAGAAGCAGCCAAAAAGGCAGGGGAAGAAGCCGGGACTAAACTACTAGTTCCAATGATGATTATGCTTGTATTAGTGATGGTAATTATACTAGTACCGGCACTCTCTGCTTTTCAATTATAA
- a CDS encoding Flp1 family type IVb pilin, translating into MKILKEFLVEEDGVGVVEVVLILVVLIGLVIIFRDAIVDVVGGVIDKIKADGGTFYNNN; encoded by the coding sequence ATGAAAATATTAAAAGAATTTTTAGTAGAAGAAGACGGTGTAGGAGTAGTGGAGGTAGTATTAATACTTGTGGTGCTGATTGGACTGGTAATTATCTTTCGAGATGCCATAGTAGATGTGGTTGGGGGTGTAATTGATAAGATAAAAGCAGATGGAGGTACCTTTTACAATAATAATTAA
- a CDS encoding DUF5702 domain-containing protein gives MKKKERGIITVFLSVLLLAVLALILTTLEAVRLKGGYVQADRAFNTAIDSVFAGYYAPLYEEYHIFGLDTGFGSKEANYNTLSDTIKTYMEYTFLPRKGMDKLPITLPSSFEPFGITIDKMNITSSETLMDKGGELFTGQACEYMKYKVAENGIKNLLERLDFIDRTQKTGEILEKKQEAEETAAELEGKVLLLMEAIDGFEMKKHGVQTEGDMVKIKDSFVKKLWTKTVDRNSLGIDNDWLFQSVKSNYINPLTNIGEAKKQLMRLEGCKIKLEAAQKELVELLAVNTSNFTRKEKKAHNARIEKARQASESYIKEEQEIIESLNREGDYLIGLIKKEKESISKALNVLDEMQPLNEEVKKKAEKYIEALNQYREETKEEASNIPGDLDNPDISTGEGIQFNFDEMKKCLIESKTVIENYLAQSDLTITSSYDSKGHMSKLEMYENCINNLDFTPLKFNYTGCMKPKDSTSFFEGLNRILGKGLLELVVKDTDAVSENVINTAELPSVIMNTAIGTSEGNEPAKKFSLDNKRDVYLPVFSFLNDSKVKENGSKLLANILYMEYIKEHFGDYLKGAKNGKRVLSYEKEYILGDEEKDVNNLKEVVNKIVLLRSLTDTITLLADAKSREEAQVMAAGFVGFTGMPAIIEAVKYIILVTWGFSEALVDTAAIFSGKGVQIIKQKKDFSLGLTDIFGLTKQKILEKAGCLKGDTGEPGYGGYETYLDIFLLLENKEDKIYRSMDIIQENLRVGYEEGFSIKNCLAGFTAEGEFKMESRYIDFPFITKDKELVDGVYHYHIKKEYVY, from the coding sequence TTGAAGAAAAAGGAGAGAGGTATCATTACTGTGTTCTTAAGTGTCCTATTACTTGCTGTTCTGGCACTCATCCTTACTACATTAGAGGCTGTCAGGCTCAAAGGTGGTTATGTACAGGCTGACAGAGCTTTTAATACGGCAATAGACTCGGTTTTTGCCGGATATTATGCTCCTTTGTATGAAGAGTATCATATATTCGGACTGGATACCGGTTTCGGTTCAAAAGAAGCTAATTATAACACACTATCAGATACCATAAAAACCTATATGGAATACACCTTTTTACCTCGTAAAGGTATGGATAAACTCCCCATTACCCTTCCCTCCTCCTTTGAGCCTTTCGGAATTACTATAGATAAGATGAATATTACAAGTTCAGAGACCCTGATGGATAAGGGCGGAGAACTATTTACCGGTCAGGCCTGCGAATATATGAAGTATAAAGTTGCAGAGAATGGGATAAAGAATCTATTAGAAAGGCTTGATTTTATAGACAGAACACAAAAAACAGGTGAAATCTTAGAGAAAAAACAGGAAGCAGAAGAAACAGCAGCGGAACTTGAAGGAAAAGTACTGCTGCTTATGGAAGCCATAGATGGTTTTGAAATGAAGAAGCATGGAGTACAGACAGAGGGGGATATGGTTAAAATCAAAGATAGCTTTGTTAAGAAGCTGTGGACAAAAACGGTAGATAGAAATAGTCTTGGGATAGATAACGACTGGCTGTTTCAGTCAGTTAAAAGCAATTATATAAATCCTCTTACCAATATTGGTGAAGCGAAGAAACAATTAATGCGATTGGAAGGTTGTAAAATTAAGCTGGAAGCAGCACAGAAGGAACTTGTGGAATTATTGGCAGTTAATACCTCAAATTTTACAAGGAAGGAAAAGAAAGCACATAATGCCAGAATAGAAAAGGCCAGGCAGGCCTCAGAGAGTTACATAAAGGAAGAGCAAGAAATTATCGAGAGCCTTAATAGGGAAGGAGATTACCTGATTGGACTTATTAAAAAAGAAAAAGAGTCTATTTCAAAGGCTCTTAATGTACTTGATGAAATGCAGCCATTAAATGAAGAAGTGAAGAAAAAAGCAGAAAAATATATCGAAGCTTTGAACCAGTACAGGGAAGAAACCAAGGAAGAGGCAAGTAATATCCCTGGGGATCTTGATAATCCAGACATAAGTACAGGGGAAGGAATTCAGTTTAATTTTGATGAAATGAAAAAATGTCTTATCGAAAGTAAGACTGTCATCGAGAATTATCTGGCACAAAGTGACTTAACAATAACTTCAAGTTATGACTCTAAAGGACATATGTCCAAACTGGAAATGTATGAGAATTGTATAAATAACCTGGATTTTACACCTCTTAAGTTCAACTATACCGGCTGTATGAAGCCGAAAGACAGTACTAGTTTCTTTGAAGGGCTAAATAGAATCCTTGGCAAAGGACTTTTGGAATTGGTGGTAAAAGACACAGATGCAGTTTCTGAAAATGTGATTAATACCGCAGAGCTTCCCTCCGTCATTATGAATACAGCGATAGGAACAAGTGAAGGAAACGAACCTGCAAAAAAGTTCAGTCTTGATAATAAACGAGATGTTTATTTACCGGTTTTCTCATTTTTAAATGATAGTAAGGTGAAGGAGAATGGCTCAAAGCTGCTTGCCAATATCTTATACATGGAATACATAAAGGAGCATTTTGGAGATTACCTTAAGGGAGCCAAGAACGGTAAAAGAGTATTAAGTTATGAAAAAGAATATATTTTAGGCGATGAAGAAAAAGATGTTAACAACTTAAAGGAGGTAGTAAATAAAATCGTGCTGTTACGAAGCCTCACAGATACCATAACTCTTCTTGCAGATGCCAAAAGCAGAGAAGAAGCGCAGGTGATGGCTGCAGGCTTTGTTGGATTCACCGGTATGCCAGCCATTATTGAGGCTGTTAAATATATAATTCTAGTAACCTGGGGATTTAGTGAAGCTCTTGTGGATACGGCTGCTATTTTCTCCGGGAAAGGTGTACAAATAATCAAGCAGAAAAAAGACTTCTCTCTGGGGCTTACTGATATTTTCGGACTGACAAAGCAAAAGATTTTAGAAAAAGCTGGCTGTCTGAAAGGAGATACCGGTGAGCCTGGCTATGGAGGCTATGAAACCTATCTTGATATTTTTCTGCTCTTAGAGAATAAGGAGGATAAGATTTACCGCTCCATGGATATTATTCAAGAAAATCTAAGAGTAGGTTATGAAGAAGGATTCTCTATAAAAAATTGCCTGGCAGGATTTACGGCAGAGGGAGAGTTTAAAATGGAGAGCAGATATATCGATTTTCCGTTCATAACGAAGGATAAAGAACTGGTAGATGGGGTCTATCACTATCATATAAAAAAAGAATATGTATATTAA
- a CDS encoding TadE/TadG family type IV pilus assembly protein, with product MKKEKKKRDCKGSLTVECALIFPLFLYAILAVMYFFQIYHLEDILQQAITKEGLMIAKYGYVYQYIADYESEDKAGDKDKDANKDTSNDTSKDTRKDTSGYKKNDKYSSEVSDSLQSEKEAEENGSSIFDTAKELLITKNINAAFFQLKLRDFVDESYINNSIIVGGMEGISTYFSDFMEEDDHIDIVISYYAKPPIKLPGTGKFFMLQRVTLRGWSGYHPDTGEEGGTADTEYVYITENGDVYHLWEDCTYLKMSIKEALLANIKNLSNISGGKYTPCEICGRKQTTGTVYITDTGDRYHTDLNCSALKRTVIKIPLSEAEGRSLCQRCRKRQGN from the coding sequence ATGAAAAAAGAAAAGAAGAAGCGTGACTGCAAAGGTTCCTTAACGGTAGAGTGTGCTTTGATATTTCCTTTGTTTCTGTATGCCATATTAGCGGTGATGTATTTCTTTCAGATCTACCATTTAGAGGATATACTGCAGCAGGCTATTACAAAGGAAGGTCTTATGATAGCAAAGTACGGGTATGTTTACCAGTATATCGCTGATTATGAGAGTGAGGATAAGGCCGGTGACAAGGACAAGGATGCCAATAAGGACACTAGCAATGATACCAGTAAGGACACCAGAAAGGACACCAGTGGATATAAGAAGAATGACAAGTATAGCAGTGAGGTTTCCGATAGCTTACAATCTGAAAAGGAGGCGGAAGAAAACGGAAGCAGTATATTTGATACAGCGAAGGAGCTGCTTATTACAAAAAACATAAATGCAGCCTTCTTCCAGCTTAAGCTTCGGGATTTTGTGGATGAGAGCTATATCAATAATTCTATTATAGTGGGGGGCATGGAGGGGATATCCACCTATTTTTCTGACTTTATGGAAGAGGATGACCATATTGATATTGTAATATCCTATTATGCAAAGCCACCTATAAAGCTCCCTGGCACAGGTAAGTTTTTTATGTTGCAGCGAGTTACCCTCAGAGGCTGGAGCGGGTATCATCCTGATACAGGAGAAGAGGGAGGTACAGCGGATACAGAATATGTATATATTACGGAAAACGGGGATGTATACCATTTGTGGGAAGATTGTACTTATCTGAAGATGTCAATAAAAGAAGCATTATTAGCAAATATAAAGAACCTTTCCAACATATCAGGCGGCAAGTATACTCCCTGTGAAATATGCGGCAGAAAACAAACAACAGGAACGGTTTATATTACCGATACCGGTGACCGATACCATACGGATCTTAACTGCAGTGCCTTAAAGAGAACGGTGATTAAAATTCCGCTTTCGGAGGCAGAAGGAAGAAGTTTGTGTCAAAGATGCCGTAAGAGACAGGGAAACTAG
- a CDS encoding prepilin peptidase produces MKVLSEILMSVWLFVCGWQDFKEKKISIVLLAAGSILLISFSIAGGLPAISRLLGVAIGLVLLVLSKLLKGQIGPGDGIIVCITGFCLGFHDNLNLLFYGLTISALLSLSLLLLRKAGGKDSIPFVPFLFLSYLGGVFWL; encoded by the coding sequence ATGAAGGTATTATCGGAAATTTTAATGAGTGTATGGCTTTTTGTATGCGGATGGCAGGATTTTAAAGAAAAGAAAATATCCATTGTTTTACTGGCTGCAGGCAGCATATTATTGATTAGTTTCTCAATAGCCGGAGGATTGCCGGCAATAAGCCGTCTGCTTGGAGTTGCAATTGGATTGGTATTATTAGTGTTAAGCAAGCTGCTAAAAGGGCAGATAGGACCTGGAGATGGTATTATAGTGTGCATTACTGGCTTTTGCCTGGGCTTTCATGATAATCTGAACCTGCTTTTCTATGGACTTACGATTTCTGCATTGCTTTCTTTGAGCCTTTTGTTGCTAAGAAAAGCCGGCGGGAAAGATTCAATACCCTTTGTCCCCTTTTTATTCCTATCATACCTCGGAGGAGTATTTTGGTTATGA
- a CDS encoding pilus assembly protein, whose amino-acid sequence MRRKLKGSYTLEAAILIPLILYIIIALIYTSFLLHDRGVIEGAVHLLVLNGERAAFKNMDTVTSEINYDHYIEEGIFHLLNDREDEAASMKNLLKNNLSKKVILADISDINVGIGKKEITVNVNYKFSMPIRGVWEFFHKGGTQFTYTEKKVFDKNEEFIRLFQIGMDIGTELPGADSILSMLQKSIGWLQ is encoded by the coding sequence ATGAGAAGGAAGCTAAAGGGCAGTTATACGCTGGAGGCTGCCATCCTCATTCCCTTGATTCTATATATTATCATAGCTCTTATTTATACCAGCTTTTTACTTCATGACAGGGGAGTAATTGAAGGAGCAGTTCATCTCCTGGTTCTTAACGGAGAGAGGGCTGCTTTTAAGAATATGGATACGGTAACGAGTGAAATAAATTATGACCATTACATAGAGGAGGGTATTTTTCATCTGTTAAATGACCGTGAAGATGAAGCTGCTTCTATGAAGAATTTACTTAAGAATAATCTTTCAAAAAAAGTTATATTAGCAGATATTTCTGATATTAATGTTGGAATCGGGAAGAAAGAAATTACTGTGAACGTTAATTATAAGTTTTCAATGCCAATAAGAGGAGTATGGGAATTCTTTCATAAGGGTGGAACACAATTTACTTACACGGAAAAGAAAGTCTTTGATAAAAACGAGGAGTTTATTCGTCTATTTCAAATAGGAATGGACATAGGGACGGAGCTGCCCGGAGCAGACAGCATCTTAAGCATGCTGCAAAAATCTATCGGTTGGCTGCAATAG
- a CDS encoding DUF6382 domain-containing protein — protein MEKEYIKDLKCNYLVLKGKNSEKSYKNKMLEQYTIPGLVRTEIRCIDNLELFYYDITDLKTIHSIWQENTLHFEEVKTLLERIFEIIDNSMEYFLEQDDFILNTEYMYVKGKLEKLQLCYFPGFGENIVSQLAAFFEYIMNKADYKEEPLVLLIYALYKESREKNTTLYKLKEILKTYNHQQIKVKKIVPSQVIGSTENKIPISKNEKTFQQDTGVKKEETDRSGEYEKQEEISFYELQTYILGGAAVAVGIGALLILYKGGILSNEMGEPDFIKLLAGSAVMVSLVGYVITKLFDPKYKSTKMVTKVMYEDSKERLTDKNLSEQGKSPEEQIYATVKGTILKDNELTNPDEECVTQILDEEEKTEILYRQPEPTYCLVAKDKENLIDIPIDCFPFYIGKDKNRNGLVLKENSVSRLHAVFTIRDGEVFLTDLGSTNGTHVNGQKLLKNQPVPINNSDELAFSRVFYLFKMKEF, from the coding sequence ATGGAAAAGGAATATATAAAAGACCTGAAGTGTAATTATCTGGTGCTAAAGGGTAAAAACAGTGAAAAGAGTTATAAAAACAAAATGTTGGAACAGTACACAATCCCAGGATTAGTAAGAACAGAAATCAGGTGTATCGATAATCTGGAGCTTTTTTATTATGATATTACGGATTTAAAGACCATTCATAGTATATGGCAAGAAAATACTCTTCATTTTGAAGAGGTTAAGACCCTTTTGGAAAGAATCTTCGAAATTATTGATAACAGTATGGAGTATTTTTTAGAACAGGATGATTTTATACTCAATACAGAATACATGTATGTGAAAGGAAAGCTTGAAAAGCTCCAGCTATGCTATTTTCCGGGTTTTGGCGAAAATATTGTGAGTCAGTTGGCAGCTTTTTTTGAGTATATAATGAATAAAGCCGATTACAAAGAAGAACCCTTGGTACTACTCATATATGCCCTTTATAAAGAGAGCAGAGAGAAGAATACGACCCTCTATAAACTGAAAGAAATATTAAAAACTTATAATCATCAGCAAATAAAGGTTAAAAAGATTGTTCCTTCTCAGGTAATAGGAAGCACAGAAAATAAAATACCAATTTCCAAAAATGAAAAGACCTTTCAGCAGGATACAGGAGTAAAAAAAGAAGAAACAGATAGGTCCGGAGAATATGAAAAACAAGAAGAAATAAGCTTCTACGAGCTTCAGACGTATATATTAGGAGGAGCAGCAGTTGCCGTTGGGATAGGGGCCCTACTAATACTTTATAAGGGAGGCATATTATCAAATGAGATGGGAGAGCCGGACTTTATCAAATTGCTGGCCGGATCAGCAGTGATGGTTAGCCTTGTAGGATATGTAATTACGAAATTATTTGATCCTAAATATAAAAGCACAAAAATGGTTACGAAAGTAATGTATGAAGACAGTAAAGAAAGATTAACAGATAAGAATTTATCGGAACAAGGAAAGAGTCCGGAAGAACAAATTTACGCAACTGTTAAAGGTACGATATTAAAAGACAATGAACTTACGAACCCGGATGAAGAGTGCGTGACCCAGATACTTGATGAAGAAGAGAAGACAGAAATTCTATATCGTCAGCCTGAACCTACTTATTGTCTGGTAGCCAAAGACAAAGAAAATCTTATTGATATACCTATTGATTGCTTTCCTTTCTATATCGGAAAGGATAAAAACCGTAATGGATTAGTATTAAAAGAGAATAGTGTAAGCAGGCTCCATGCAGTATTCACAATAAGAGACGGAGAGGTGTTTTTAACTGACCTTGGCTCTACCAATGGAACCCATGTAAATGGACAAAAGCTTCTTAAGAACCAACCGGTTCCCATAAATAATTCCGATGAATTGGCCTTTTCTAGGGTATTCTATTTGTTTAAAATGAAAGAATTTTAA
- the glpK gene encoding glycerol kinase GlpK: MKNYIMALDQGTTSSRCILFNKQGQIVSKAQKEFSQIYPVAGWVEQDPMEIWSSQISVAAEAMAKLGVGAEDIAAIGITNQRETTILWNKHTGEPVYNAIVWQCRRTSDMVQAMKASGLDQVIRTRTGLIPDAYFSATKIKWILDNVKGAREEAKNGNILFGTVDTWLMWKLTGGKVFATDYTNASRTMLYDINKLEWDDEILEALDIPKSMLPEVKPSSHVFGYTEKGLLGGKIPISGVAGDQQAALFGQCCFEKGEVKNTYGTGCFLLMNTGSMPIASNNGLLTTIAASEKGKIQYALEGSVFVAGAAVQWLRDELQIIRTAAETEEAAMAVTDTNGVYVVPAFSGLGAPYWDQYARGTIIGITRGFHKNHLIRATLESIAYQTYEVLKAMEQDAGTEIKSLKADGGASSNNFLMQFQADLLGIEVARPSCVETTALGAAYLAGLAAGFWTDKAEIKQHGEASRVFTPDMEEEDRKSKLHGWSRAVRRSFAWEEE, from the coding sequence ATGAAGAATTATATCATGGCTCTTGATCAGGGTACCACCAGTTCAAGATGTATTCTTTTTAACAAGCAGGGACAAATTGTAAGTAAAGCACAAAAAGAATTTTCTCAGATTTATCCGGTAGCAGGCTGGGTGGAGCAGGATCCGATGGAAATCTGGTCCTCCCAGATAAGCGTAGCGGCGGAAGCGATGGCTAAGCTTGGAGTTGGAGCAGAAGATATTGCTGCCATTGGTATTACAAATCAGAGAGAGACAACAATTCTTTGGAATAAGCATACAGGGGAACCGGTTTACAATGCCATTGTATGGCAATGCAGAAGAACTTCAGATATGGTGCAGGCAATGAAAGCAAGCGGATTGGACCAGGTGATAAGAACACGCACCGGGCTTATTCCGGATGCTTATTTTTCTGCGACCAAAATTAAGTGGATACTTGATAATGTAAAAGGGGCCAGAGAAGAAGCAAAGAACGGCAATATCTTATTTGGTACGGTTGATACCTGGCTTATGTGGAAATTAACAGGGGGAAAGGTATTTGCCACAGATTATACCAATGCATCCAGAACAATGCTTTATGATATCAATAAATTGGAATGGGATGATGAAATCCTTGAAGCACTTGATATTCCAAAGTCAATGCTACCGGAGGTAAAGCCTTCCAGTCATGTATTCGGATATACGGAAAAAGGACTCCTTGGTGGGAAAATACCTATTAGTGGAGTAGCCGGAGATCAGCAGGCAGCTCTTTTTGGTCAATGCTGTTTTGAAAAAGGTGAAGTAAAAAACACCTATGGTACAGGATGCTTCCTGTTAATGAATACAGGAAGTATGCCGATAGCTTCTAATAACGGACTGCTTACTACCATCGCTGCTTCAGAAAAAGGGAAGATTCAGTATGCCCTGGAAGGAAGTGTATTCGTAGCAGGGGCAGCCGTACAGTGGCTAAGAGATGAATTACAGATTATTCGTACGGCAGCAGAGACAGAAGAAGCGGCCATGGCGGTAACAGATACCAACGGTGTATATGTGGTTCCCGCGTTTTCAGGACTTGGCGCACCTTATTGGGATCAGTATGCCAGAGGAACCATTATCGGAATTACAAGAGGTTTTCATAAAAATCATTTAATCAGAGCAACGCTGGAGTCTATTGCCTATCAGACTTATGAGGTACTAAAGGCTATGGAGCAGGATGCGGGAACAGAGATAAAGAGCTTAAAGGCAGACGGAGGAGCCTCCTCTAATAATTTTCTGATGCAGTTTCAGGCAGACCTCCTTGGAATCGAGGTAGCAAGGCCATCCTGTGTGGAAACAACAGCCCTAGGAGCAGCTTATCTTGCAGGACTTGCAGCAGGGTTCTGGACGGATAAAGCAGAAATAAAGCAGCATGGAGAAGCCTCCAGGGTGTTTACACCTGATATGGAAGAGGAGGACAGAAAGAGCAAGCTTCATGGCTGGAGCAGAGCTGTAAGAAGGTCTTTTGCCTGGGAAGAAGAGTAG